Proteins encoded within one genomic window of Setaria italica strain Yugu1 chromosome IV, Setaria_italica_v2.0, whole genome shotgun sequence:
- the LOC101781750 gene encoding uncharacterized protein LOC101781750: MGIFGGTHGLPACCSSVSIKVVIGYPPRPASISAPASVSTSTSTSLAAANTRPRPGAAVRASTASPFTEATSSSCYRRDAWSYAADGSSSPASLSSSPSDAAAAAAAAVAGYRDDEIALQLPELRRLLDAQRASRGRSAEGEGGGSGPRRVALVGMGPGDPELLTLKVVRAIEAADLVLYDWLVSNDMLDLVGEGARLLYVGKTAGYHSRTRISGA, from the exons ATGGGCATCTTTGGTGGCACACATGGTTTACCTGCATGCTGCAGCTCTGTGAGCATCAAGGTCGTCATCGGATACCCA CCGCGGCCGGCCTCCATTTCCGCACCCGCCTccgtctccacctccacctccacctccctcgccgccgcgaaTACGAGGccccgccccggcgccgccgtccgcgctTCCACCGCCTCGCCCTTCACCgaggccacctcctcctcgtgctACCGCCGTGATGCCTGGTCCTACGCCGCCGACGGCTCCTCCAGCCCCGCGTCGCTGTCGTCGTCGCcctccgatgccgccgccgcggccgccgccgccgtggcgggcTACCGGGATGATGAGATCGCGCTGCAGCTGCCGGAGCTTCGGAGGCTCTTGGACGCGCAAAGAGCTTCCAGGGGGAGGAGCGCCgagggggagggcggcggcagcgggcctCGGAGGGTGGCGCTGGTCGGGATGGGACCCGGGGACCCCGAGCTGCTCACGCTCAAGGTCGTCCGTGCCATCGAGGCCGCGGACCTGGTGCTCTACGACTGGCTGGTGTCCAACGACATGCTGGACTTGGTCGGGGAGGGCGCAAGGCTTCTATACGTCGGCAAGACGGCGGGATACCACAGCCGCACACGG ATTTCTGGGGCTTAG